A stretch of Cucumis sativus cultivar 9930 chromosome 2, Cucumber_9930_V3, whole genome shotgun sequence DNA encodes these proteins:
- the LOC101216262 gene encoding pentatricopeptide repeat-containing protein At3g54980, mitochondrial isoform X1: protein MRNLSSNSSLLLTSLLKKKCFSSLSEIPGKTVLQSSSSEDIKHNIDASVETSSKVACQTKLVSLESTNGKCDTSLNSALTESHVINTLLNRKSDPTSALKYFERIKKKIEFAKCTDAVCILLLILTNSAETHRAQYLFDQFASGKSVRFSCLMDRLVECTKLYNFPLDIQVFNYLLKSYVRANKIEEALHCFNKIVEFDMTPSIQCMNILLTAMVRKNMTCEARELHNKMLLVGVTGDCFTLHVMLRACLKEGNILEAEQHFLQAKARGVELDQEAYSIFVHLLCLKPNSGYALSLLREMRAAGWIPPEGTFTSVITACVKEGNVAEALRLKDDMVNCGKSMNLAVATSLMKGYCMQGNLRSALVLVNEISESGLVPNKVTYSVLIDGCCKNGNIEKAFEFYSEMKTKGIRSSVYSLNSILEGYLKCQSWQNAFTMFNDALESGLANVFTFNTLLSWLCKEGKMNEACNLWDEVIAKGISPNVVSYNNIILGHCRKDNINAACKVYKEMLDNGFTPNAVTFTILMDGYFKKGDIENAFSIFHRMKDANILPTDTTLGIIIKGLCKAGRSFEGRDLFNKFVSQGFVPTCMPYNTIIDGFIKEGNINLASNVYREMCEVGITPSTVTYTSLIDGFCKGNNIDLALKLLNDMKRKGLKMDIKAYGTLIDGFCKRRDMKSAHELLNELRGAGLSPNRFIYNSMITGFKNMNNVEEAIDLYKKMVNEGIPCDLKTYTSLIDGLLKSGRLLYASDIHTEMLSKGILPDDRAHTVLINGLCNKGQFENARKILEDMNGKNMIPSVLIYNTLIAGHFKEGNLQEAFRLHDEMLDRGLVPDNITYDILVNGKFKGDGNFSRDLTF from the coding sequence ATGAGAAATCTTTCATCAAATTCATCATTGCTTCTCACCtcccttttaaaaaaaaaatgttttagttCGCTGTCAGAAATTCCAGGAAAGACTGTCTTACAGTCATCATCTTCAGAGGATATCAAGCACAACATCGATGCTTCAGTGGAAACCTCCTCTAAAGTGGCATGTCAGACCAAATTAGTTTCTTTAGAGTCCACTAATGGAAAATGTGATACCTCTCTCAATTCAGCTCTAACTGAAAGTCATGTGATAAACACTCTTTTAAACAGAAAAAGTGATCCAACGTCAGCATTGAAGTACTTCGAAAGgattaagaagaagatagaaTTTGCCAAATGCACGGATGCTGTATGTATCTTGCTTCTCATTTTGACAAATTCGGCAGAGACACATAGAGCTCAGTATTTGTTCGATCAATTTGCTTCAGGAAAATCAGTCCGCTTTAGTTGTCTTATGGACCGTTTAGTGGAATGCACAAAACTGTACAATTTTCCGTTGGATATTCaggtttttaattatttgttgaaaagttatgttagagcaaacaaaattgaagaagctcttcattgttttaataaaattgtagaATTTGATATGACGCCATCAATTCAGTGTATGAATATTCTTTTGACTGCCATGGTTAGGAAAAACATGACTTGTGAAGCACGGGAGTTGCATAACAAAATGTTGCTGGTAGGAGTTACAGGCGACTGTTTTACATTGCATGTTATGTTGCGTGCTTGTTTGAAGGAAGGGAATATTTTGGAGGCAGAGCAACATTTTCTACAAGCGAAAGCAAGAGGAGTGGAACTTGATCAAGAGGCTTATAGTATTTTTGTTCATCTACTTTGTTTGAAACCAAACTCTGGATATGCTTTGTCTTTGTTAAGAGAGATGAGGGCAGCAGGTTGGATTCCTCCCGAGGGTACATTTACAAGTGTTATTACTGCTTGTGTAAAGGAAGGGAATGTGGCAGAGGCTTTGAGGCTGAAAGATGACATGGTTAATTGTGGAAAGTCTATGAATTTGGCTGTTGCAACAAGTTTAATGAAGGGTTATTGCATGCAAGGAAACCTCAGAAGTGCTTTAGTTCTCGTGAATGAAATAAGCGAGAGTGGTTTGGTGCCCAACAAAGTTACATACTCGGTTCTGATTGATGGTTGTTGTAAGAATGGGAATATTGAAAAGGCATTTGAGTTTTACTCTGAAATGAAAACTAAGGGCATTCGGTCAAGTGTTTATTCTTTGAATTCTATACTAGAAGGGTATTTGAAATGTCAATCTTGGCAAAATGCATTCACGATGTTTAATGATGCACTTGAGAGTGGTCTTGCAAATGTTTTCACGTTTAATACTTTATTGTCATGGCTTTGTAAGGAGGGTAAGATGAATGAAGCTTGCAATTTATGGGATGAGGTGATTGCTAAGGGTATCAGTCCTAATGTAGTTTCGTACAATAACATTATACTTGGTCACTGTAGAAAAGATAATATTAATGCAGCATGTAAGGTGTACAAGGAGATGCTAGATAATGGGTTTACCCCAAATGCAGTTACTTTTACTATTCTAATGGATGGTTATTTCAAGAAAGGGGATATTGAGAATGCTTTTAGTATATTTCACAGGATGAAAGATGCTAACATTCTTCCCACAGACACCACATTAGGCATTATTATCAAAGGTTTGTGCAAAGCTGGTCGATCCTTTGAGGGAAGGGATTTGTTCAATAAGTTTGTTTCTCAAGGCTTTGTTCCTACTTGTATGCCCTACAATACTATTATTGATGGTTTCATCAAGGAAGGTAATATTAATTTGGCCTCGAATGTGTATAGGGAAATGTGTGAAGTAGGCATTACTCCTAGCACTGTCACCTATACATCCTTGATTGATGGATTTTGTAAAGGCAATAATATAGATCTTGCTTTAAAGTTGCTGAACGATATGAAAAGGAAGGGTCTTAAAATGGACATTAAAGCATATGGCACACTCATTGACGGTTTCTGCAAAAGAAGGGATATGAAAAGTGCGCACGAACTTCTTAACGAACTTCGGGGAGCTGGTTTATCTCCAAATCGTTTCATTTACAATAGCATGATTACTGGGTTTAAGAATATGAACAACGTAGAAGAAGCTATTGACTTGTATAAGAAGATGGTGAATGAGGGTATTCcgtgtgatttaaaaacatataccTCATTGATTGATGGATTGCTGAAAAGTGGAAGACTTCTCTATGCATCAGATATCCACACCGAAATGCTTTCTAAAGGTATATTACCTGATGATCGAGCACACACGGTTCTAATCAATGGTCTTTGTAACAAAGGGCAGTTTGAGAACGCACGCAAGATTTTGGAGGATATGAATGGAAAAAACATGATTCCTAGTGTGCTCATTTATAACACATTAATAGCTGGGCACTTTAAGGAAGGGAATTTGCAAGAAGCTTTTAGGTTGCATGATGAGATGCTTGATAGAGGTCTTGTTCCTGATAATATTACCTATGATATTCTTGTCAATGGAAAGTTCAAAGGAGATGGTAATTTTAGTAGAGATTTGACTTTCTAA
- the LOC101209062 gene encoding uncharacterized protein LOC101209062 isoform X1, whose amino-acid sequence MLDVATAYSAAITFQFRHSKASTIPHQWRIRASSASSTVDLTALQSAIEKKDSNAVKEALDQLRELGWAKKWSSQPYVSRRTTTLRELTTLGIKNAENLAIPSVRNDAAFLFTVVGVTGFLGVLAGQLPGDWGFFVPYLIGSISLIVLAVGSISPGLLQAAIDGFSSFFPDYQERIAGHEAAHFLVAYLLGLPILDYSTDIGKEHVNLIDERLEKLIYSGQLDDKELDRLAVVAMAGLASEGLKYDKVVGQSADLFTLQRFINRSKPKLGKDQQQNLTRWAVLFSGSLLKNNKLIHEALIKAMSEKASVIECFEAIEKAA is encoded by the exons ATGTTAGACGTCGCCACCGCGTATTCCGCCGCTATAACCTTTCAATTTCGCCATTCAAAGGCTTCCACCATCCCCCATCAATGGCGGATTAGAGCTTCCTCTGCTTCTTCCACTGTCGATCTCACCGCTCTTCAATCCGCAATCGAAAAG aaaGATAGTAATGCAGTTAAGGAGGCGTTGGATCAGTTGAGGGAACTTGGTTGGGCCAAGAAATGGAGTTCTCAACCGTATGTATCTCGCCGTACG ACTACCCTTCGAGAGCTGACTACGCTTGGAATTAAAAATGCGGAGAATCTTGCTATTCCTAGTGTTAGAAATGAT GCAGCTTTTCTTTTCACTGTGGTGGGAGTGACTGGATTTTTGGGCGTCCTTGCAGGGCAGCTTCCTGGG GATTGGGGCTTCTTTGTGCCATACTTGATTGGCAGCATATCGCTTATTGTTTTAGCAGTTGGAAGCATTTCTCCTGG ACTTCTTCAAGCTGCCATAGATGgcttttcatcattttttcctGATTATCAAGAAAGAATTGCAGGACATGAAGCTGCACATTTCTTGG TTGCTTACTTGCTTGGACTTCCTATTCTGGATTATTCAACTGACATTGGAAAGGAGCATGTCAATCTCATTGATGaaagattagaaaaattgatatatagtGGTCAGCTTGATGATAAGGAACTCGACAG gTTGGCCGTGGTGGCAATGGCTGGACTTGCATCAGAAGgtttaaaatatgataaagTGGTTGGCCAATCAGCTGATCTCTTCACTCTACAG AGGTTTATCAAtagatcaaaaccaaaacttgGTAAAGATCAGCAACAGAACCTCACTAGATGGGCT GTTTTATTTTCCGGTTCTCTTTTGAAGAATAACAAATTGATACATGAAGCTCTCATCAAAGCAATGTCAGAGAAAGCATCTGTGATAGAATGCTTTGAAGCCATTGAGAAAGCTGCATAG
- the LOC101216262 gene encoding pentatricopeptide repeat-containing protein At4g39530 isoform X2 → MRCLFFVNMNWAYLPTTSTRSCKFFSSISPNVQPMLPSFSSQNVKVKGRALANLLLAPVSNKSILYYRKVHCQVVLWGLQYDVFLSNLLLHSYFKIGSVFDAGTLFDKMPNRNLVSWSSVVSMYTQLGYNEKALLYFLEFQRTCVDKLNEYILASIIRACVQRDGGEPGSQVHSYVIKSGFGEDVYVGTSLVVLYAKHGEIDKARLVFDGLVLKTPVTWTAIITGYTKSGRSEVSLQLFNLMMESNVIPDKYVLSSILNACSVLGYLKGGKQIHAYVLRSETKMDVSTYNVLIDFYTKCGRVKAGKALFDRLDVKNIISWTTMIAGYMQNSYDWEAVELVGEMFRMGWKPDEYACSSVLTSCGSVDALQHGRQIHSYVIKVCLEHDNFVTNALIDMYSKCNALDDAKRVFDVVTCHSVVYYNAMIEGYSRQGYLCGALEVFQEMRLKHVSPSFLTFVSLLGLSAALLCLQLSKQIHGLIIKYGFSLDKFTSSALIDVYSKCSCIRDARYVFEGTTNKDIVVWNSLFSGYNLQLKSEEAFKLYSDLQLSRERPNEFTFAALTTAASILASLPHGQQFHNQVMKMGLESDPFITNALVDMYAKCGSVEEAEKIFSSSVWKDTACWNSMISMYAQHGKVEEALRMFETMVSNNINPNYVTFVSVLSACSHVGFVEDGLQHYNSMARYGIEPGIEHYASVVTLLGRAGRLTEAREFIEKMTIRPAALVWRSLLSACRVFGNVELAKHAAEMAISIDPMDSGSYVMLSNIFASKGMWGDVKRLRLKMDVNGVVKEPGQSWIEVNGEVHIFVSRDKVHDETDLIYLALDELTTQMKDVGCVHDTTILEMID, encoded by the coding sequence ATGAGATGccttttttttgtcaatatgAATTGGGCTTACCTTCCAACTACCAGTACGAGAAGTTGCAAATTCTTTAGTTCTATTTCGCCAAATGTTCAACCAATGctcccttctttctcttctcaaaatGTGAAAGTGAAAGGAAGGGCACTTGCCAATCTGTTGCTTGCACCTGTttcaaacaaatcaattttgtaCTACAGGAAGGTTCATTGTCAAGTTGTCTTGTGGGGATTACAATATGATGTGTTTTTATCAAACCTTCTCCTGCATTCGTATTTCAAAATTGGGAGTGTTTTTGATGCAGGAAcattgtttgataaaatgccTAATAGAAACCTAGTATCTTGGTCTTCCGTGGTTTCTATGTATACCCAATTAGGGTATAATGAAAAAGCATTGCTTTATTTCTTGGAATTCCAGAGGACCTGTGTCGATAAACTGAATGAGTATATTTTAGCTAGCATTATTAGAGCTTGTGTTCAACGTGATGGTGGTGAACCTGGTTCCCAAGTCCATAGTTACGTTATTAAATCAGGTTTTGGTGAGGATGTTTATGTGGGAACCTCTTTGGTGGTCTTGTATGCAAAACATGGTGAGATAGATAAAGCAAGATTGGTATTTGATGGTTTAGTATTGAAAACTCCTGTCACTTGGACTGCTATTATTACGGGGTACACAAAAAGTGGAAGGAGTGAGGTTTCATTGCAATTGTTTAACTTAATGATGGAAAGTAATGTTATACCTGATAAATATGTGCTCTCGAGCATTCTAAATGCATGTTCAGTGCTTGGTTATCTGAAAGGTGGTAAGCAAATTCATGCTTATGTTCTGAGGAGTGAAACAAAGATGGATGTGTCAACATATAACGTTCTTATAGACTTCTATACGAAATGTGGTAGAGTGAAAGCTGGGAAAGCACTTTTTGACAGATTAGATGTtaagaatattatttcttGGACTACCATGATTGCTGGATACATGCAAAATTCATATGATTGGGAGGCTGTGGAACTAGTTGGTGAAATGTTCAGAATGGGATGGAAGCCTGATGAATATGCTTGCTCAAGCGTTCTTACTTCATGCGGTTCAGTTGATGCATTACAGCATGGAAGACAAATACATTCTTACGTTATCAAGGTTTGTCTTGAACATGATAACTTTGTGACAAATGCTTTAATTGACATGTATTCCAAATGTAATGCATTGGATGATGCAAAACGAGTCTTTGACGTCGTGACTTGTCACAGTGTGGTATATTACAATGCAATGATTGAAGGATATTCAAGACAAGGGTACTTGTGTGGAGCATTGGAAGTTTTCCAAGAGATGAGGCTAAAACATGTTTCACCAAGCTTTTTAACATTTGTAAGCCTTCTAGGTTTGTCAGCTGCATTATTATGCTTGCAACTGAGCAAGCAAATCCATGGTCTTATCATCAAATATGGATTCTCTTTAGATAAGTTCACTAGCAGTGCTCTTATAGATGTTTATTCAAAATGTTCATGCATTAGAGATGCAAGATATGTGTTTGAAGGGACAACTAACAAAGATATAGTTGTTTGGAATTCACTGTTTTCTGGATATAACCTACAATTGAAAAGCGAGGAGGCTTTCAAACTATACTCAGATTTACAACTCTCAAGAGAAAGGCCAAATGAGTTCACTTTTGCAGCTTTGACTACAGCAGCCAGCATTTTGGCAAGTCTCCCACACGGTCAACAGTTCCATAATCAAGTTATGAAGATGGGACTAGAATCAGACCCTTTCATCACTAATGCCCTTGTTGATATGTATGCCAAGTGTGGTAGTGTGGAAGAAGCTGAAAAAATCTTTTCATCATCAGTATGGAAAGATACTGCATGCTGGAACTCCATGATTTCAATGTATGCACAACATGGAAAAGTAGAAGAAGCTCTTAGAATGTTTGAAACAATGGTGAGCAATAACATAAATCCCAATTATGTCACTTTTGTGAGTGTGCTATCAGCTTGTAGTCATGTGGGATTTGTTGAAGATGGACTTCAACATTACAATTCAATGGCCAGATATGGAATTGAACCAGGAATAGAACACTATGCATCAGTTGTTACTCTTTTAGGTCGGGCTGGGCGGTTAACTGAAGCTCGAGAATTCATTGAGAAGATGACAATAAGACCAGCAGCATTAGTATGGAGGAGCTTGCTTAGTGCATGTAGAGTTTTCGGCAATGTTGAGTTAGCGAAACATGCTGCGGAGATGGCAATTTCGATTGACCCCATGGACAGTGGATCATATGTGAtgctttcaaatatttttgcaTCTAAAGGAATGTGGGGAGATGTTAAAAGGCTGAGGTTGAAAATGGATGTTAATGGTGTAGTTAAAGAACCTGGACAAAGTTGGATTGAGGTCAATGGTGAAGTTCATATATTTGTTTCGAGAGATAAAGTACATGATGAGACTGATTTAATTTATCTAGCTTTGGATGAACTAACTACGCAGATGAAAGATGTCGGGTGTGTACATGATACCACAATTCTTGAAATGATTGATTGA
- the LOC101209062 gene encoding uncharacterized protein LOC101209062 isoform X2, whose protein sequence is MLDVATAYSAAITFQFRHSKASTIPHQWRIRASSASSTVDLTALQSAIEKTTLRELTTLGIKNAENLAIPSVRNDAAFLFTVVGVTGFLGVLAGQLPGDWGFFVPYLIGSISLIVLAVGSISPGLLQAAIDGFSSFFPDYQERIAGHEAAHFLVAYLLGLPILDYSTDIGKEHVNLIDERLEKLIYSGQLDDKELDRLAVVAMAGLASEGLKYDKVVGQSADLFTLQRFINRSKPKLGKDQQQNLTRWAVLFSGSLLKNNKLIHEALIKAMSEKASVIECFEAIEKAA, encoded by the exons ATGTTAGACGTCGCCACCGCGTATTCCGCCGCTATAACCTTTCAATTTCGCCATTCAAAGGCTTCCACCATCCCCCATCAATGGCGGATTAGAGCTTCCTCTGCTTCTTCCACTGTCGATCTCACCGCTCTTCAATCCGCAATCGAAAAG ACTACCCTTCGAGAGCTGACTACGCTTGGAATTAAAAATGCGGAGAATCTTGCTATTCCTAGTGTTAGAAATGAT GCAGCTTTTCTTTTCACTGTGGTGGGAGTGACTGGATTTTTGGGCGTCCTTGCAGGGCAGCTTCCTGGG GATTGGGGCTTCTTTGTGCCATACTTGATTGGCAGCATATCGCTTATTGTTTTAGCAGTTGGAAGCATTTCTCCTGG ACTTCTTCAAGCTGCCATAGATGgcttttcatcattttttcctGATTATCAAGAAAGAATTGCAGGACATGAAGCTGCACATTTCTTGG TTGCTTACTTGCTTGGACTTCCTATTCTGGATTATTCAACTGACATTGGAAAGGAGCATGTCAATCTCATTGATGaaagattagaaaaattgatatatagtGGTCAGCTTGATGATAAGGAACTCGACAG gTTGGCCGTGGTGGCAATGGCTGGACTTGCATCAGAAGgtttaaaatatgataaagTGGTTGGCCAATCAGCTGATCTCTTCACTCTACAG AGGTTTATCAAtagatcaaaaccaaaacttgGTAAAGATCAGCAACAGAACCTCACTAGATGGGCT GTTTTATTTTCCGGTTCTCTTTTGAAGAATAACAAATTGATACATGAAGCTCTCATCAAAGCAATGTCAGAGAAAGCATCTGTGATAGAATGCTTTGAAGCCATTGAGAAAGCTGCATAG
- the LOC101216026 gene encoding patatin-like protein 2 gives MEANFGKGKMITVLSIDGGGIRGIIPGTVLKFLEQKLQDLDGPQARIADYFDVIAGTSTGGLVTTMITAPDKDNRPLFAAEDIVKFYLDHAPYIFPQKKSCYGMGNLISKVTNFFGQAMGPRYDGKYLRSMLNEKLGDLTLKQTLAYAVIPAFDIKLLQPVIFTTNDAKSNELKNPRLVDVCISTSAAPTFLPAHYFETKDSNGGTRAFNLVDGGVAANNPTLAAMSHITKEVSVMGNSDYMNIKPMDTRRMLVISLGTGAPKNDEKFSAVQASKWGLFNWVLDLENGATPIVDFFGHASADMVDYHVSTFFQSLHSKHNYLRIQDDTLTGDLASVDIATRENLNKLVETGEALLKKPVSRVNLETGQFEEAGEGSNENALADFARLLSEERKLRLST, from the exons ATGGAAGCAAACTTTGGAAAGGGGAAGATGATAACAGTGTTAAGCATCGACGGCGGGGGCATAAGAGGGATCATTCCGGGCACTGTACTCAAATTTCTTGAACAAAAACTTCAG GATTTGGACGGTCCACAAGCGAGGATAGCGGATTACTTTGACGTAATTGCTGGAACGAGTACGGGTGGATTGGTGACTACCATGATTACTGCTCCTGATAAGGATAATCGACCTTTGTTTGCTGCGGAAGATattgtcaaattctatttGGATCATGCTCCTTACATCTTTCCTCAAAAAAA ATCATGTTATGGAATGGGAAATTTGATAAGCAAAGTGACAAACTTCTTTGGGCAAGCCATGGGACCAAGATACGATGGAAAGTATTTGAGGTCAATGTTGAACGAGAAACTTGGAGATCTCACTCTCAAACAAACTTTGGCATATGCTGTCATTCCTGCTTTTGATATCAAGCTTCTCCAACCAGTTATTTTTACTACAAATGAT gcaAAATCTAATGAACTCAAGAACCCACGACTTGTAGATGTTTGTATAAGCACTTCAGCAGCTCCAACGTTCTTACCAGCACACTACTTTGAGACAAAGGATTCAAATGGTGGCACTCGTGCGTTTAATCTAGTTGATGGTGGAGTTGCAGCAAATAATCCC ACACTTGCAGCAATGTCTCACATTACAAAAGAAGTAAGTGTGATGGGAAATTCAGATTACATGAACATAAAGCCAATGGATACAAGAAGAATGCTGGTTATTTCATTAGGAACAGGTGCACCCAAAAATGATGAGAAATTCAGTGCAGTCCAAGCCTCCAAATGGGGACTTTTCAATTGGGTTTTAGACTTAGAAAATGGTGCCACCCCCATTGTTGATTTCTTTGGCCATGCAAGTGCTGATATGGTTGATTATCATGTTTCTACCTTCTTCCAATCATTACATAGTAAACATAATTATCTTCGTATTCAA GATGACACGTTGACGGGGGATCTAGCCTCGGTGGACATTGCAACAAGAGAGAATTTAAATAAGCTGGTAGAGACAGGAGAGGCTCTACTAAAGAAACCAGTTTCAAGAGTGAATTTAGAAACAGGACAGTTTGAAGAAGCTGGTGAAGGTTCCAACGAAAATGCACTTGCTGACTTTGCTAGGTTGCTTtctgaagaaagaaagctaaGACTAAGcacttaa
- the LOC101208580 gene encoding uncharacterized protein LOC101208580: MANWWRSARTNLRLAAFSGTKSESFPFSSFRAAYHTIQAIPRECSGRKISSKDRAQGRIPAVVFSQQILEKNSVHGSPSRKHLLTTERKQIHSILKSVELPFFCSTRFKLQIRAGSGSSVLLESGSILPIKIHRNEETGKIFNIVFVWADEGSELKVDVPIVFKGEEACPGLQKGGQLNKIRTSLKYLCPAEHIPSKIEVDVSNLDIGDRIFIRDVDVHSSMKLLSKNEVMPICKIVTIKSETANTETSATSETSETS; this comes from the exons ATGGCCAACTGGTGGCGCTCCGCCAGAACGAACCTCAGGTTGGCGGCATTTTCAGGAACTAAATCGGAATCGtttccattttcatcatttcGAGCTGCTTACCATACGATCCAAGCAATTCCTAGAGAGTGCAGCGGCCGCAAAATTTCGAGCAAAGATAGAGCTCAAGGAAGAATACCCGCTGTCGTTTTCAGTCAACAAATCCTTGAGAAAAACTCAGTCCACGGATCGCCGTCGCGAAAGCATCTGCTCACTACAGAGCGAAAGCAAATCCACTCCATTCTCAAATCCGTTGAGCTTCCTTTCTTTTGCTCCACTAGGTTCAAACTTCAGATTCGTGCTGGTTCCGGGTCTTCCGTACTTCTTGAATCAGGATCCATCCTTCCAATTAAA ATTCATAGGAATGAAGAGACAGGGAAGATCTTCaatattgtgtttgtatggGCTGATGAAGGCTCGGAGTTGAAGGTAGATGTGCCAATTGTTTTTAAAGGCGAAGAGGCTTGCCCTGGTCTTCAGAAAG GAGGTCAACTGAACAAGATAAGAACTAGCCTGAAATATCTTTGCCCGGCCGAACACATTCCCTCAAAGATTGAGGTGGATGTAAGTAATCTGGACATTGGGGATAGAATTTTCATTCGCGATGTAGACGTCCATTCTTCTATGAAGCTACTTAGCAAGAACGAAGTAATGCCTATATGTAAAATAGTCACAATCAAGTCTGAAACTGCAAACACAGAAACTTCAGCAACTTCAGAAACATCAGAAACTTCATGA